The DNA region TGCTTTAAGCCTTGCGAAGTAGTAGAAGAGGGTTTTCCCAGGACTTTCCCGCACTCACCCAGGAAGTTTTCCTCGACCCTCGCCGTTTCCACCTCGTGGAGATTGTTCCCCCGGCTGCTGAGGACCCGCGCGATCTGCTGGTTCTCCGTGGGCAGTGCGTAGTCGTCCTCCATCATCTCCTTCATCAGGTGCTTGCGGCGACTAATGCTCGGATGGGATCGGTGCATATTGTAAAGGTTTATCTACGAAATCTGCGAAATTTGTCCAGTTTTGTTGACAAAATTTGTCTTATTTTGGCACTTCACGCCTGATATCGATAATTTTTTGTGTACAATTTAGTCAGCTGTTTTTGGAGGGCTGCCAGACTGCGAACAAGGCCTATCGTCTATCGGTACGAACGATATAAATCCAAACGATACCTATCGCTTACGACTATAAATCAGTGTTGTAAAACTGCGCGCTTGGTAGAAACTgaaatgctttgttttaaatttttcaataaGGAATTGAATTAATTTAATGAATACCTTAATGAGTATATTTCAAAACAATAAAGGTAAATTTAAGAAAACTGCATTTCTGTAGCACGCGGATTGACTAATACTGATAAAAAAATCATAAGATTATAATTTTGTAATTATCTGATTACCTGATTCAATTACCATACCACTTAAACTTCAGTAAAATTACGATCACAATAGCAAGAGGACATTTTATTTTGAGAGCCACGCCTGCGTTTATagtttttatacaattttgtaACTTAACAACTAGTGGAGAATGAATCCATTTAACGAGGAATTTTCTTAGCAATAGTGTAATAAAAAGCAActagaaataaaaatatatgctATCGCGTTGCTTAGAGCTACGTAACTAACTAGTTTTTGCTGCGCCTCAGCAGCATGCGCTCCTTGAGGGAAATCCGTCCGGACTTTTCCACCTTGGTGGAGACGTTGCGACGGGACTCTATTTGGGCCTGCTTTGATTTCTTCATCCTGGAAGGGGGACATTATTTATTAACTTGCTTAGGAGGTAGTTTCCTTGATTTACTTACAGTTCGTTCAAGAGACTGGTGACCTCCTTCTTCCAGATATCCTTGAAATCATTGGTGAAATTAGTCCAGTACTCGAAAAATTGATCGGGTGTGCACTGGGCCAAAGTTAGAGTGCAGGCCTTGGGCGAAAAGTGGTAGAACCGCATGGTCTCCAGGAACAGCTCGCGACACTCCTCGAGCGATTGGTGGAGCTTCGCCATCGATTTGTCCGCCCCCTCCATGAACTCCTCCATTTTGGACTTGAAAGGCTCCATAATTTCAGGTCGGGAAGCGGCCAGAACTTTGGCTGTGGTCCTCTTGCAACCTAAGAGGGGGAATATTATggtttattaaaatattaaagaaaatgCAAGGATAGGTTTTCCAAGCTTAATGAACATTTCAATATTAGTACAGCCTTGGAAATCCtagtttttgaaaaaaataagCTATTTTCGCGCTGGCCTAAAACCTCATCATAAAGGTTTCTAAGAGTaggcaacaatatattttaaatccgAAAGATCGTTAGGTAAAGCCTATTATTTTAGAGCATACTTTAAGAGCCCAACAAACACGAATCGGCTCTTGAAAACTCACCCAAGAACTTCTTGTTCAGGTCGAAGATCTGCTGCTGCACCTCCTCGAAATCCATTTGGGCGGCTCTCTCCACGTCCGCCGGCTCGGGAATCGGCAATCGGATCTCCAGCGGATGCACTCCCTCCTTTCTCCTCTGCGCAATGTAGGTGCGAACTATGAAATGCAGCAGGGTGGTGTGCGATTCCTTGGACTTGACGTCCTTCAGCTTGCCCAGAATATCCAGATTGAAGCCATCGGCCTGGCCCCGCTGTCGATTTCCCCCGTTCATGTAGTTGCCCAGGGTCAGGATTATCGAAAAGACCAGCTTCAGATCCTCGCTTTCGATCAGCTGCTGTGAGAGCTGCGCTACAGTCTCCAACTTTCGCGCCAACAAAGTCACGGACTCCTCGAATTCCGCCTGGAAGACAATGCAGGAAATCCGCTCGCTGGCCATGGAAATCAGGGATATGTCCAGGAGGAACTGCTCGGGATGATCGAGGGGTATATCTCCGCCGGCCGCCTCCCTGATCCGCTGCAGCTCGTCCTCCGACGCCTGGATGTTGCTCATGTGCTGCAACTGCTCCAAACTCACGACCGACGTGTCTATGTGGTAAATAGCATGCTCGATTTCGCTGGACGGGACGTGCAGGCTCCTCCAGATGATGCCCACATTCCGGGATCTCTCCGGATCGAGAACTTTGATCGACTTGGCCCGCTTCACCTTCAGTTCCTTGGGCTTGCTGACCGGGGCCATGGCCTGGCGGGAGAACAGCTCCGTAAACTCATCGATGTTGTCCAGCGGCGTCTCCTCGATCTCCGTCCAGATTTCCTTGGTGGGCGGCggggcggtgggcgtggcctcTCCGCCATTCGCAGCCGGAGGCTCGTCCGGAGAGCTCCCGCTGTTTTCCGTGCTATCCGTGGAATTTGCCACCGAGGGGGGGCGTGGCGCGGGCGGGGCACTCGTCACGATCCGCGTCCAATATAAGGGACGCATGGGCTTCGGCGGGTTAACGGCGCTCTTGCGCATCGCTGGAAGAAATGATTGATTAAAATTATAACAAGGCCCATAATTTCATTCTTACACTTAATATTGTGGCAAATAATATTGGTCATCGGAACAAAGAAATCATTTACCCCTGATATTTGAAAATGTCATTTCATTTCAcattaaaatctttttttttctagtTTGTGATGTAATATAATTAAAGATTTCattttaaactaaatatactaataaatttaaaaaaaatcagtttgCAATAGtcttatatttgttttattttataaaaagtatcattttttgttttattaaactttttataacAGGACTGTCATATCTAGCATTTTTCAGGGATTCTTTATAATTGGATGTAAGATAGAAAAAAACTGTTTAATTAAAAGTATAAAacagtatattttacaaagaAATGGGTTTGATTActtgaacatttaaaatatgg from Drosophila subpulchrella strain 33 F10 #4 breed RU33 chromosome 2L, RU_Dsub_v1.1 Primary Assembly, whole genome shotgun sequence includes:
- the LOC119548335 gene encoding protein cappuccino isoform X10, which produces MSSALSNVWCSLLAKQPSKELEFASEGESQRNSQEDVPNLPPHYLQLMSLAAWRAQRTRFSRGKPEAEEPPPDVAGISLRIRRIRIDLLEMSTSDPKHLLQLLLQTVSLSYADSQRQMLIKWLISTMQSNPKSSPSDANQELFNSLALQFCNNLKYVGVLKQISNEHLDCGFSPYEMYQWTHTEQPTTSLPLTPGKLDKVAAWPFSSTPSGIRALESASLASLGAGAAAGSLATVATASTASSDNQKTLQQILKKRLLNCSTLAEVHAVVNELLSSVDEPPRRPSKRCVNLTDLLNASEATVYEYNKSGLEGGLKSFTDAETQTEREDCDGTCQCGQSAKKLKADGEGAREIEENKEKAPAMAPPPPPPPPPPPPVFAVPAPPPPPPPPPLANCGAPPPPPPPPPGSGSAPPPPPPAPMEGGGAVPPPPPPMSASSSKTAISPAPLPDPAEGNWFHRTNTMRKSAVNPPKPMRPLYWTRIVTSAPPAPRPPSVANSTDSTENSGSSPDEPPAANGGEATPTAPPPTKEIWTEIEETPLDNIDEFTELFSRQAMAPVSKPKELKVKRAKSIKVLDPERSRNVGIIWRSLHVPSSEIEHAIYHIDTSVVSLEQLQHMSNIQASEDELQRIREAAGGDIPLDHPEQFLLDISLISMASERISCIVFQAEFEESVTLLARKLETVAQLSQQLIESEDLKLVFSIILTLGNYMNGGNRQRGQADGFNLDILGKLKDVKSKESHTTLLHFIVRTYIAQRRKEGVHPLEIRLPIPEPADVERAAQMDFEEVQQQIFDLNKKFLGCKRTTAKVLAASRPEIMEPFKSKMEEFMEGADKSMAKLHQSLEECRELFLETMRFYHFSPKACTLTLAQCTPDQFFEYWTNFTNDFKDIWKKEVTSLLNELMKKSKQAQIESRRNVSTKVEKSGRISLKERMLLRRSKN